A single Pseudochaenichthys georgianus chromosome 10, fPseGeo1.2, whole genome shotgun sequence DNA region contains:
- the xiap gene encoding E3 ubiquitin-protein ligase XIAP gives MCDLRQDSDLETDHMADFSQINIRLDSFRGSSLAQQVSAERLARAGFYFTGYADRVQCFSCGMTVENWCRGDTPVERHIEVSPSCRFLSCIHRTNFNASFDASLTNGSTYNEEAEDMEFRLRSGEVVDESTYPMVPHMRSEEARLRTFSAWPSTAPVRPQDLAQSGLYYLGEADHVQCFCCNNMLGGWDAGDTPWGEHAKYFPDCSFILGNDVGNVPLAGGTVEEECGSRQQANVRAQMGSYEERLASFVAVQHPIDPERLATAGFYSTGARDMVLCFRCDGGLKGWQPEEDPWEEHAKHYPGCSFLLAEKGQEFVNNIQLQDPRRNRATSSHQNGFSGHRNEVLRSDMAQRAIEAGLEPSVVEKTILEKISATGSGYSTLEALMDDCFNDTAMSDAASSQSQDEDPLEKLRKLQREKQCKICMDRDICIVFIPCGHLATCKQCSETLIKCPICCGAITQKLKTYIA, from the exons ATGTGTGATCTCAGACAAGACAGCGATTTGGAGACAGATCACATGGCTGATTTCTCCCAGATAAACATTCGCCTGGACTCATTCCGCGGCTCCAGCCTGGCCCAGCAGGTGTCCGCAGAAAGACTGGCCCGCGCCGGCTTCTACTTCACCGGCTACGCTGACCGTGTCCAATGTTTCAGCTGCGGGATGACCGTGGAGAACTGGTGCAGGGGAGACACGCCTGTGGAGAGGCATATCGAG GTTTCCCCATCATGCAGGTTTCTGAGCTGCATCCACCGCACCAATTTCAACGCAAGTTTTGATGCCAGCCTGACTAACGGTTCCACCTACAACGAAGAAGCAGAAGACATGGAGTTTCGATTGAGAAGTGGAGAGGTAGTCGATGAGAGCACCTACCCGATGGTCCCTCACATGAGGAGCGAGGAGGCCCGGCTTCGGACCTTCTCTGCCTGGCCCTCTACTGCTCCAGTGAGACCCCAAGACCTGGCCCAATCCGGCCTCTATTACCTAGGGGAAGCCGACCATGTGCAGTGTTTCTGCTGCAACAACATGCTGGGGGGCTGGGACGCGGGAGACACCCCCTGGGGAGAACACGCCAAATATTTCCCCGATTGCTCGTTCATCCTCGGCAATGATGTTGGCAATGTCCCATTAGCGGGGGGGACGGTGGAGGAGGAGTGTGGGAGTAGACAACAGGCAAATGTTCGAGCCCAGATGGGGAGTTATGAAGAGAGGCTTGCTAGCTTCGTGGCTGTCCAGCACCCTATTGACCCCGAGAGGCTGGCCACAGCTGGCTTCTACAGCACAG GTGCAAGAGACATGGTCCTGTGTTTCCGCTGTGATGGAGGTTTGAAAGGATGGCAACCTGAGGAAGACCCTTGGGAAGAACATGCCAAACACTACCCTGG atgCAGCTTCCTGTTAGCAGAAAAAGGACAAGAGTTTGTTAACAACATCCAGCTTCAAGACCCTCGACGAAATCGAGCT ACTTCAAGTCATCAGAATGGGTTTTCTGGTCATAGGAATG AGGTGCTGCGGTCCGACATGGCTCAGAGGGCCATAGAGGCGGGTCTGGAGCCCAGTGTGGTGGAAAAGACCATCCTGGAGAAAATCAGTGCGACTGGCTCAGGCTACTCCACCCTGGAAGCTCTAATGGATGATTGTTTCAACGACACAGCAATGAGTGATGCTGCCTCGTCACAGAGTCAAG ATGAGGACCCACTGGAGAAACTACGGAAGCTGCAGAGGGAAAAACAGTGCAAAATATGTATGGACAGAGATATCTGTATTGTCTTCATTCCATGTGGCCATCTGGCCACCTGTAAGCAGTGTTCAGAAACGCTCATCAAGTGTCCAATCTGCTGTGGGGCCATAACACAGAAGCTCAAGACCTACATCGCCTAA
- the LOC117454372 gene encoding uncharacterized protein isoform X1, producing the protein MRFMGKNLGRLKGSRQSQLSHGRLLFVIVSQCLLQTSQLTRSISTPRSFQRSIHVSEIMDGKIVSTRVVMIRFVESEASVPLITGKVNVAMGDSEEYILTDTVGNEIVESEGTIGSLYWKPNARKIHAVESSAFRQWRRRGSRSRNELSEVHTLSNKVEELLDASQGLEEVTRKISDIVAASQDLVVPRPEVKQAFSCLICRDTMTGPMFSSCCRSIVGCRLCVEEWRITSPQCLKCRDQEPVYTQVAGLSAALDALRALP; encoded by the exons ATGAGGTTCATGGGGAAAAACCTGGGGAGACTCAAAGGATCCAGACAGAGCCAGCTGAGTCACGGCCGTTTGCTTTTTGTCATAGTCAGCCAATGTCTACTGCAAACGAGTCAGTTGACTAGATCAATTAGCACCCCTCGGTCATTTCAAAG GTCAATACATGTGTCAGAAATAATGGATGGAAAGATTGTTTCCACAAGGGTGGTCATGATCAGATTTGTTGAATCAGAGGCAAGCGTTCCACTGATCACAGGAAAAGTGAATGTGGCCATGGGAGACAGTGAGGAGTACATCCTTACAGACACCGTTGGGAATGAAATAGTTGAGTCTGAAGGGACAATTG GGTCTTTGTACTGGAAGCCGAATGCAAGAAAGATCCATGCTGTTGAGAGCTCTGCTTTCAGGCAATGGCGTCGAAGAGGCTCAAGAAGCAG AAATGAGCTATCTGAAGTCCACACACTGagcaacaaggtggaggaacTGCTGGATGCATCCCAAGGCCTGGAAGAAGTCACTAGGAAGATTTCTGACATAGTGGCAGCCAGCCAGGACTTGGTAGTACCAAGGCCAGAAGTCAAACAGGCATTTAGCTGTTTGATCTGCAGAG acacAATGACTGGACCCATGTTTTCCTCCTGCTGCCGAAGCATCGTGGGATGCAGGCTCTGTGTGGAGGAGTGGAGGATAACATCTCCCCAATGCCTTAAGTGCAGGGATCAGGAGCCAGTGTATACCCAGGTTGCTGGACTGTCTGCAGCACTGGATGCTTTAAGGGCCCTACCCTAA
- the LOC117454372 gene encoding uncharacterized protein isoform X2: MRFMGKNLGRLKGSRQSQLSHGRLLFVIVSQCLLQTSQLTRSISTPRSFQRSIHVSEIMDGKIVSTRVVMIRFVESEASVPLITGKVNVAMGDSEEYILTDTVGNEIVESEGTIGSLYWKPNARKIHAVESSAFRQWRRRGSRSRHNDWTHVFLLLPKHRGMQALCGGVEDNISPMP, encoded by the exons ATGAGGTTCATGGGGAAAAACCTGGGGAGACTCAAAGGATCCAGACAGAGCCAGCTGAGTCACGGCCGTTTGCTTTTTGTCATAGTCAGCCAATGTCTACTGCAAACGAGTCAGTTGACTAGATCAATTAGCACCCCTCGGTCATTTCAAAG GTCAATACATGTGTCAGAAATAATGGATGGAAAGATTGTTTCCACAAGGGTGGTCATGATCAGATTTGTTGAATCAGAGGCAAGCGTTCCACTGATCACAGGAAAAGTGAATGTGGCCATGGGAGACAGTGAGGAGTACATCCTTACAGACACCGTTGGGAATGAAATAGTTGAGTCTGAAGGGACAATTG GGTCTTTGTACTGGAAGCCGAATGCAAGAAAGATCCATGCTGTTGAGAGCTCTGCTTTCAGGCAATGGCGTCGAAGAGGCTCAAGAAGCAG acacAATGACTGGACCCATGTTTTCCTCCTGCTGCCGAAGCATCGTGGGATGCAGGCTCTGTGTGGAGGAGTGGAGGATAACATCTCCCCAATGCCTTAA
- the LOC139434551 gene encoding LOW QUALITY PROTEIN: uncharacterized protein (The sequence of the model RefSeq protein was modified relative to this genomic sequence to represent the inferred CDS: substituted 1 base at 1 genomic stop codon), translating to MESSLLAYREVIQNMIKDGYTDQNISDHLHYECGLTKGAGPTSLKQTSVAFVPKMVXAERVHDSQLEVEVAKAAVETGPTYGRKMMTGYLASKGIRASEGRVGRVLRETNQPYHAERYRRLRNLNPVPYSAEYMGHKLHIDQNEKLVMYGVTHVLVVDGFSSNIVSHSTMPVKNNLTIYQEVYQSAVLRYGMWDQIRVDHGKEFYLTLFMQEKLADYRNNTGRQPYMQTKSTQNHIIERMWPEVNNRVNYPLKYGLRTPILKGALNHLVDQEELNLEDNITRYCVSTLTCQVAKIGLDRMVQSWNAHRIQGKGIPDQLAHGGCPKRLPADLLPEATDAADCYHQEVGSSLTRVSLFGRNPFATVAAYQLVREDKAQS from the exons ATGGAGTCCAGTTTGTTGGCCTACAGAGAAGTTATACAAAATATGATAAAAGATGGTTATACTGATCAAAATATATCCGATCATCTCCACTATGAATGTGGCTTAACAAAAGG ggccggcccaaCTTCTCTCAAACAAACATCCGTTGCTTTTGTACCCAAAATGGTATAGGCAGAGAGAGTGCACGATTCCCAACTGGAAGTAGAGGTTGCTAAAGCAGCTGTTGAG ACTGGACCAACATATGGAAGAAAAATGATGACTGGTTACCTGGCCTCAAAAGGAATCCGAGCATCAGAGGGGCGTGTTGGTCGTGTCCTCAGAGAAACTAACCAGCCATATCATGCAGAGCGGTATCGT AGATTAAGGAATTTAAATCCAGTGCCATACAGTGCAGAGTACATGGGTCACAAATTGCACATTGACCAAAACGAGAAACTGGTGATGTATGGGGTGACCCACGTCCTTGTCGTGGACGGATTCTCCAGCAACATTGTAAGCCACTCCACCATGCCAGTGAAAAACAACCTGACCATATATCAAGAGGTTTACCA GAGTGCTGTCCTACGATATGGAATGTGGGACCAAATCCGAGTAGACCATGGAAAAGAATTCTACTTGACTCTTTTCATGCAGGAGAAATTGGCAGACTACCGGAATAACACAGGCAGACAGCCATACATGCAAACAAAGTCAACACAG AATCATATTATAGAAAGGATGTGGCCAGAGGTAAACAACAGGGTAAACTACCCTCTGaaatatgggctcagaaca cccatactgAAAGGCGCACTCAACCACCTTGTTGACCAGGAGGAACTAAATCTCGAAGACAACATCACACGATATTGTGTGTCCACTCTTACCTGTCAGGTAGCCAAAATTGGACTTGACCGGATGGTGCAGTCCTGGAATGCACACAGAATCCAAG gtAAGGGTATCCCAGATCAACTTGCTCATGGTGGGTGCCCAAAGAGACTGCCTGCAGATCTTTTGCCTGAAGCTACAGATGCTGCAGACTGCTATCATCAGGAAGTGGGGTCCTCTCTGACACGAGTGTCGCTGTTTGGGAGAAACCCATTTGCCACTGTAGCTGCATAC CAGCTTGTAAGAGAGGACAAAGCACAGTCGTAG